Sequence from the Osmerus eperlanus chromosome 23, fOsmEpe2.1, whole genome shotgun sequence genome:
TGACAGATGAGCGCACTGGAACCTGGGAGTGGGTGGACGGAACCCCCTATACCATGGACCgcaggtagggggggggggacagtgtgtgtgtgtgtgtgtgaggacagtgtgtgtgtgtgtgaggacagtgtgtgtgtgtgtgtgtgaggacagtgtgtgtgtgtgtgaggacagtgcgtgtgtgtgtgtgtgagggttactCTTTCTTGATCTTAGGGTTTTTTTGTTGGTTATGTTTTTttctgagattgtgtgtgtgtgcagtaactGGCTCCCTAACCAGCttgataactgtgtgtgtgtgtgtgtgcagtaactGGCTCCCTAACCAGCttgataactgtgtgtgtgtgtgtgtgtgtgtgtgtagtcactGGCTCCCTAACCAGCttgataactgtgtgtgtgtgtgtgtgtgcagtcactgGCTCCCTAACCAGCttgataactgtgtgtgtgtgtgtgtgtgcagtcactgGCTCCCTAACCAGCttgataactgtgtgtgtgtgtgtgtgtgcagtcactgGCTCCCTAACCAGCttgataactgtgtgtgtgtgtgtgtgtgtgtgtagtcactGGCTCCCTAACCAGCctgataactgtgtgtgtgtgtgtgtgcagtcactgGCTCCCTAACCAGCctgataactgtgtgtgtgtgtgtgtgtgtgtgtgcagtcactgGCTCCCTAACCAGCctgataactgtgtgtgtgtgtgtgtgtgcagtcactgGCTCCCTAACCAGCctgataactgtgtgtgtgtgtgtgtgcagtcactgGCTCCCTAACCAGCctgataactgtgtgtgtgtgtgtgtagtcactGGCTCCCTAACCAGCctgataactgtgtgtgtgtgtgtgtgcagtcactgGCTCCCTAACCAGCctgataactgtgtgtgtgtgtgtgtgcagtcactgGCTCCCTAACCAGCCTGataactgggtgtgtgtgtgtgtgtgtgtgcagtcactgGCTCCCTAACCAGCCTGataactgggtgtgtgtgtgtgtgcagtcactgGCTCCCTAACCAGCctgataactgtgtgtgtgtgtgtgtagtcactGGCTCCCTAACCAGCctgataactgtgtgtgtgtgtgtgtgtgtgtgcagtcactgGCTCCCTAACCAGCctgataactgtgtgtgtgtgtgtgtgtgcagtcactgGCTCCCTAACCAGCctgataactgtgtgtgtgtgtgtgtgtgtgtgtgtgcagtcactgGCTCCCTAACCAGCCTGataactgggtgtgtgtgtgcagtcactgGCTCCCTAACCAGCCTGataactgggtgtgtgtgtgtgtgtgcagtcactgGCTCCCTAACCAGCCTGataactgggtgtgtgtgtgtgtgtgcagtcactgGCTCCCTAACCAGCctgataactgtgtgtgtgtgtgtgtgtgtgtgtgtgtgtgtgtgcagtcactgGCTCCCTAACCAGCctgataactgtgtgtgtgtgtgtgtgtgtgtgcagtcactgGCTCCCTAACCAGCctgataactgtgtgtgtgtgtgtgtgtgtgtgcagtcactgGCTCCCTAACCAGCCTGATAACTGGGTTAGCCCTGAGCGTGGCCTGACGGGGACGGAGGACTGTGCCCACCTGCACACCAACGGACGCCTCAACGACAACCACTGCACCAGGCTGCTGAGATACGTCTGCCAGGGGCACCTTCTGGTCCCTAGCACCTAGCCCCAATCCCTAGCACCTAGCCCCAGTCCCTAGCACCTAGCCCCAGTCCCTAGCCCCAGTCCCTAGCACCAGTCCCTAGCACCTAGCCCCAGTCCCTGGCACCTAGCCCCAGTCCCTAGTTCCAGTCCCTAGCACCTAGCCCCAGTCCCTAGCACCAAGCCCCAGTCCCTAGCCCCAGTCCCTAGCACCTAGCCCCAGTCCCTAGCCCCAGTCTCTAGCCCCAGTCCCTAGCACCTAGCCCCAGTCCCTAGCCCCAGTCCCTAGCACCAGTCCCTAGCACCTAGCCCCAGTCCCTGGCACCTAGCCCCAGTCCCTAGTTCCAGTCCCTAGCACCTAGCCCCAGTCCCTAGCACCAAGCCCCAGTCCCTAGCCCCAGTCCCTAGCACCTAGCCCCAGTCCCTAGCCCCAGTCTCTAGCCCCAGTCCCTAGCACCTAGCCCCAGTCCCTAGCACCTAGCCCCAGTCCCTAGCACCTAGCCCCAGTCCCTAGCCCCAGTCCCTAGCACCTAGCCTAAGGCCCTAGAACCTAACCCACCACCGAGCACCTGACCATAGCACCTGCTTGACGCACCCCTAGAATTTAGCCCTATAATCCTAGTACatacctagccctaaccccagccccaccctAACTCCAACACTTCATTCCTGGCAACACCAGATTATCAATAAAGCGTTGTATGTAACCTGACAAAGGAGTAATAAAGCTGTTTGAATTCCCACAACCAGCAGGAgggctcacccccccccccctgctccccctggggATCAcatggggggttagggttagggtcaaggAACAAGTAGAAACAACAAGATCATGTTTAGTAACACTGTTTATAGTACAGAAACACTGTTTATAGAATAGAAACACAGAAATCAGAAACACTGTTTATAGAGACTCACaacactggcagtgtgtgtgtgtgtgcgtggtgtgtgtgtgtgtgtggtgtgtgtgtgtgtcagtctctcAGAGGGTAGGCTCGTGATAGGACAAGCTCTGTCACGTCTCCGCCCAAAGAACACGCCTCCAGGACACACAGCAGCCTCTGATTGGACAGCTGTGCTGCCATGGCGATCAGGTCggctaggaggagaggagcacagGGAGAACATTACACTgtgagtgtgatgtgtgtgtgatgtgtgtgtctgtgtgtgtcatgtgtgtgtcatgtgtgtgtctgtgtgtgtctgtgagtgtgaggtgggtgtgggtgtgatgtgagtgtatctgtgtgagtgtgtgatgtgagtgtgatgtcagtgtatgtgtatgagtgtgtgtgtgtgtgtgtgtgtgtgagggactcaccagcagcagggggtggtgtgtgtgaggagaaggCTCCATGTTGCAGGGTGGAGCTCCAgaggttggcgtgtgtgtgggggtggcagagagggggttgggggagggcggGCAAAAACACTGCATCCACTACGACCCCATCTGTCAGTGctgagggggggagacatggtTATATTGCACAGTGCTGGTAAATACACACTGTTCCTGaatttgtgattgtgtgtttgtagtgtgtgtggtgtgtgtgtgtgtgtgtggtgtgtgtgtggtgagtacCTCTCAGGGTTAGGGTGTAGTGTCCGGTGTAGGAGTGGGCGGGGCTGAAGGTCTCCAGGGCTCCTCTGATTGGACACTTCTGAATGTCCCCGGCCTGCATCGCCAAGGCGACCGACTGTTCCTCCCTCCGCTCGTAGCAGAAGCGCAGTGGGagcgtctccatggcaacacggGCCATGCCCACGTGGGAGGAGTTGTGGGAGGGGGCGGTGAGGAAGGactgatcatcatcatcatcatcttcatcctcgTCATTGTTCTGCAGGAACTCCATAGAAGCACTCCACAAGGttccttatacacacacacacagattatacacacacacacacacacacatctatataaacacacacagattatacACACANNNNNNNNNNNNNNNNNNNNNNNNNNNNNNNNNNNNNNNNNNNNNNNNNNNNNNNNNNNNNNNNNNNNNNNNNNNNNNNNNNNNNNNNNNNNNNNNNNNNNNNNNNNNNNNNNNNNNNNNNNNNNNNNNNNNNNNNNNNNNNNNNNNNNNNNNNNNNNNNNNNNNNNNNNNNNNNNNNNNNNNNNNNNNNNNNNNNNNNNattgtaattcctacaccgttcacctgatttggatgtaaataccctgaaattaaagctgaaagtctgcacttaaagcacatcttgattgtttcatttcaaatccattgtggtggtatacagagccaaaatgatgaaaattgtgtcaatgtccaaatatttatggacctaactgtatatatacagacacacacacattatacacacacacaactatatatacagacacacacacattatacacacacacaactatatatacagacacacacacacattatacacacacacaactatatacacacacacacacacactgaccagtgTGGAAGTCGTCATCTTcctgggtgtgtggtgtgttgaggGACCACCTGCCGACATCTCCAGTTAGAatacatcccataataacacAGCTGAGCCttgtcaccatggagaccaggGCAGGAAGTAACTGTGACCTTACCTCCTCTTCCTGGAATCTGCTTCTGCTGGCCTGAAGAGTCTCCTCTtagacctgacacacacacacacacacagagcaggtgtCAGGGGAGGAGATGTGGAGACAGGGCAGATGCAGCTGAGGGAGTCGGGCCTTACCCTGCTGGAAGAGTCTGAAGCCTGGGATTCAATTTGACTGGCGAcccagaagaggagggggacaggcaGGCACtggaacagggggaggagggtgggtgaacggtgggggagaggtggtaggagatgggggagagtctgagaggggaggagggggtgatgtTAGAGGTGATGGGGGAGAGTCGAAGGGAGGTATTTAGAGAAGTgctaggggagggggagggggagagggaggagagtttaAAGGGGGAGTggcggggggaggatggggggaggcggggggaggatggggctgAGCGTCTGTCTGTCCACAGCAAACACTGGTCCTCCTGCAACAGATATGATGGTcactacaggtgtgtgtgtggtgtgtgtgtggttagtgtgtgtgtgtgtgtgtgtgtggttagtgtgtgtgtgtggtgtgtgtctgagtctgggtgtgtgttacctctcctctcctgcagtgTGAAACCATGGTGATGGTTGCCTGGATACAGAGTGTACGTTTTTCTCTGTACTGGAGTCTCTTCACTTCCCTCTGAAACTCCTCCCCTCTGAGAAGCTGTGGGacccctacacacaaacacacacacactctccacgtGTTAGTATTACCATTTCCATTCAAAACTGTATTCTCTTTAACCCCTAAATCTTAACCCCTAGTCCTAAAACCCCCTAAAaaagcatgtatgtgtgtgtgtgtgaggtgtgtgtgtgtgtgtgaggtgtgtgtgtgtgtgtgacgtgtgtgtgtctcacctttcTGTCTCCTCATGAAGTTTTCCAAGGTGACAGGAAGGGGCGGGTAGCTAAAGAATCCACCAACCACAGCCCTGTCCAGCACCTGTCCGTCATCTAGGCTCTGCAGCCATTGGACAAACTGTCGGACTGGACGGAGCCTCCTGTAGGGCATCTCTGAGTGGTGGCCTGAGCCtgcaaccaaccaatcagcagcAAGATAATTTAAGATcactgtgtgtgaaggtgtgtgtgtgtgaaggggtgtgtgtgtatgtgtgttacctgaACAGTACACCCTGTGTGTAGCTAGTGGAAGCGAGGTGTcgcagtgtgtgtgaaggtgtgtgtacgtgtgttacCTGAACAGTACACTTGTGTGTAGCTAGTGGAAGCGAGGTGTTGGTTGGAGGACTCAGGAGACCTGACCACCTTCATCCTGGTCACCACAACGACCGACACTGCATGAGGGGAAGGTAAGATTTGACAGaactgaaatgtgtgtgtagtgtgtgtatgtgtggcagatatgtcaaaagtacacacatccttcactcaagtagaagtacagatactcatgtttaaaagacTCTGGTAGTTTAGTAAGTTGAAGTACTGTCTACAcgttttcactcaagttaaagtaaagaagtgaaCTTTATTTTCCAACCTAGAGAAACCTTTTTTTGAAACTttatttcaaaaatattttttcaacctgtaGAAACCTTTTTTAGAAAAATTATTTTCCAACCTATAGAAACTTTTTGGAATTATTACTTCAACATTTCAAAGCTTTTTTCTTAAATTGTTTTccataaatattttttcaacctttccaaaaaaaaattctaacaTTGTTTTCAACAACCCTTTTTTTAAACCATTAAAAAACTTTTTAACAAAAAATATTTATTCAACCTTTAAAGCTTTTTCTTTAGATTAATTAGATACGTTTAGAAGTCTTCTAATACTTTCTTGTAAAGTATTTGTACTCccatctctgtgtatgtgtgtggtgcgtgtatgagtgtgtgtgtgtggtgcatgtatgagtgtgtgtgtgcgtggtgtgtgtgtggtgcgtgtatgagtgtgtgtgtgtgcgtggtgtgtgtgtggtgcgtgtatgagtgtgtgtgtgtgtgtggtgtgtgtgtggtgcgtgtatgagtgtgtgtgtgtgcgtggtgtgtgtgtgtgtggtaattaCATGGGTGTATCTTAGAGTGTGTCTCAGGCTGAGACGTGGAGAAAAGCTGAACAGCGATTGGCTGATCTGTGGTGCCGTCCTCCAATAGCAGCCAGCAATACTCCAacagccccgccccctcagtatctaggagaggagagagcatcaCTCTGCTTACAGGAAACACTGTTCACACAATCACAGCTCATTAGGGTGTTCAtagataatatatatatattaccgtatttttcggaaataaaaccgcggcttgtaccccgattttacagttttcttgtggttgtacggcttatatttcgaagcggcgcatagcccggttttagaacaaaaaagtggctttgtcccaagatctctacaggccgtgcagctaatttaatgctcaacactggaacgggggcttattgaaagaggaattatttattgTGTCATCTCAGtaacactatcagggcttggaaatacagtgacttgctaaagtaggcaaatggctcgtagaacataacatttcataataatttcagttagcCAAACaactagcctgacgttgtcatactcataattctagtcagaatatgagtctgataccgctccatTGGGctgaaattattattataatttttcacggcctggaatcgaaccagcaaccttctgattactagccctattccctaactgctcagccacctgactcctcttatactatatctaaaataattttttagacataacaatggattttgccacgCATGGACATagtatccacaaccgaagtgtgttacggcatgctgtaagatcgcctatagcctactcgtgcattgcttggtatcattgttcctgtATCAAGAGCAGCATATATTTCAGTGCGGGTTAAaatccgatttacaaacacaaagctcccattctggtggggtgcgggtTATAGAAAATGTGGCttgttttccgaaaaatacggtatgtatatctattatttatacagtaccggtcctagcacatttggcgccctaggcaaaGTTTGTCTCTACCCCATATACATAGCtgctctgtctgcttgtcttctACTGTACCACCGTCACCATAACAACCTCTGACCCTCACCCTTGCTCCTGATTCGCTCAGTCCGCCCAGCAAACACCACCAGGCCGATGACATCACAGAGGATGCCATGGGGACAGTCAAGGAGTTCCTTCCtgtgagagacaggaagttagacatgaagacacacagaaacaccctcagcagtctgtgtgtgtgtatgagtgttttacgcctgtgtttgtgtgtgttacgcctgtgtctgtgtgaatatgtgtgtgtgtgtctgtgtgagtgggttatgcctgtgtgtgtgtatgtgtgtgtgtgagtgagttatgtctgtgtgtgtgtgtatgtgtgtacccgCAGTGGAAGCTGTAGGAGGGGTTTGGTAGTGGGAGGGAAACAGAGGATTCTGGGAGGATGGTGATGTCAGCAGCTGGGTTCCTGGAGTTCAGACTGagctctgagagagaaagagagagagaggttagtgtgtgtgtgtgtgagtgagttcaGACTGagctctgagagagaaagagagagagagagagagagagagagagagagagagagagagagagagagagagagagagagagagagagagagaaagagagagagagaggggggggttagtgtgtgtgagttcagccttagctctgagagagagagagagagagagagagagagagagagagagagagagagagagaggttagtgtgtgtgtgtgagagttcagACTgagctctgagagagagagagagagagagagagagagagagagagagagagagagagagagagagagagagagagagagagagagagagaggggggggcagtgtgtgagtttagactgagctctgagagagagagagagagagagagaggggggggggtagtgtgtgagTTTAGACTgagctctgagagagagagagagagagagagagagagagagagagagagagagagagagagagagagagagagagagagagagaggggggggggattagtgtgtgcgtgtgaatgtctctacatgtatgtgtgtgagtgtgtgtgtgtacctatctCCACAGGGTCCTGTTCCTGGGTTCTGAATGACCTCTTGACCCTGTAGCCGACCAGCGACAGCAACTGTCCTTGTCTCAGACTGCGgtaccactccacacacacactgttccacagaaccacacacacacccgccgaCACGTCGCGCACCTCCAGCAGCGcctgggaggggcaggggggaggggggtagggagaaCAATAATAATCTGAAGCTTTtgtttccatgctgtgtgtgtgtgtatgtgtgtgtgtatgtgtgtgtgatgtgtgtggtgctgtacTGACCTTATAAGGACATTCACAGTTCGTGTCAGCCTTCCCATAATACACCAGTTTGGACTTGTTCATAACTCTGACCACCAGCCGCctcctggccccgcccctctgCCTGGCCCCACCTCCAGTCCCGCCCCATCGGGAGAACTCCTCCTGAAGCTCTCGAATGGTCACTGCAGGGCTCACCTCTGTAGAACACACACCATatcataccatacacacaccatatcataccatacacacaccatatcataccatacacacaccatacagacaccatatcataccatacacacaccatatcaTACCATACAGACACCATatcataccatacacacaccatacagacaccataccacaaggccgtagccatggagtcaacattgggggggacaaattaaTTTTTTGATGATAAAtttggacagcgtgcgtggttgcctgtcgtggcgtagcacatttatatttctatatcaatatattgggggggaaatTTTGACcaaatttgaatattgggggggatgtgtccccatcaatatgtattatgattagGCCTTCCcataccatatacacacacgcgcaaataCAATGACACATGACCAGCCTGTTCACTTGACAGCTCTTGCTAGCAGCAATTCaaaccatccctctcctcctcctcctcctcttcctcctcctcctcctcctctttaccctcttcttcttcctcctccgtgTCCGTTAAGTTGTGCGAGGGGGGCGTGTCCCGCCACGCTGCCCCGTAGTAGTCGGTGTTGTTCCACAACGGTAGGTAGGTGCTCCGGTGAGCCCGGAGCGGCAG
This genomic interval carries:
- the si:ch73-71d17.2 gene encoding RPA-related protein RADX: MHRTVMVWSVNMAADGGIRPSCAIQRTFSRYQPNPGRSSCTVVCRESLFLVALQRYGKDLGFQVIFPQSIHPSDSLYDATVTDGDCKVRVTVDPSLNGLVERNILRCGCRLRNVSFAPGLSVREEARDRSSCKTYRVVSLEVVGDSETCDGREPLSGVNVGALPWFGVSTGGDPDRDTGQEAAGPFLLPLRAHRSTYLPLWNNTDYYGAAWRDTPPSHNLTDTEEEEEEEVSPAVTIRELQEEFSRWGGTGGGARQRGGARRRLVVRVMNKSKLVYYGKADTNCECPYKALLEVRDVSAGVCVVLWNSVCVEWYRSLRQGQLLSLVGYRVKRSFRTQEQDPVEIELSLNSRNPAADITILPESSVSLPLPNPSYSFHCGKELLDCPHGILCDVIGLVVFAGRTERIRSKDTEGAGLLEYCWLLLEDGTTDQPIAVQLFSTSQPETHSKIHPLSVVVVTRMKVVRSPESSNQHLASTSYTQVYCSGSGHHSEMPYRRLRPVRQFVQWLQSLDDGQVLDRAVVGGFFSYPPLPVTLENFMRRQKGVPQLLRGEEFQREVKRLQYREKRTLCIQATITMVSHCRRGEEDQCLLWTDRRSAPSSPRLPPSSPRHSPFKLSSLSPSPSPSTSLNTSLRLSPITSNITPSSPLRLSPISYHLSPTVHPPSSPCSSACLSPSSSGSPVKLNPRLQTLPAGSKRRLFRPAEADSRKRRWSLNTPHTQEDDDFHTGTLWSASMEFLQNNDEDEDDDDDDQSFLTAPSHNSSHVGMARVAMETLPLRFCYERREEQSVALAMQAGDIQKCPIRGALETFSPAHSYTGHYTLTLRALTDGVVVDAVFLPALPQPPLCHPHTHANLWSSTLQHGAFSSHTPPPAAADLIAMAAQLSNQRLLCVLEACSLGGDVTELVLSRAYPLRD